In Triticum aestivum cultivar Chinese Spring chromosome 5B, IWGSC CS RefSeq v2.1, whole genome shotgun sequence, the following proteins share a genomic window:
- the LOC123112212 gene encoding uncharacterized protein — protein sequence MNRLAAAEPRRSARLQSKRARDASPPAGRSVKLVTDAETSGVKPAGESETEEGGACDAGAEFTGRQLLFLTPDERISRWRRLYKKRANMSLVFYHKSHPDRYEFTHVRLNDVFDFIEGYFAYLHMNFKARNVATGSEQIFFSELMAEMDNNDNASNGYYRVSACDIVDGNSAGKLLFFLSAGFDAITLFFILFPETLEYALFL from the exons ATGAATCGGCTGGCAGCGGCAGAACCGCGCAGGAGCGCCCGACTGCAGTCCAAGCGTGCCCGCGATGCGTCCCCGCCGGCGGGCCGTTCCGT CAAACTTGTAACTGATGCGGAAACATCAGGAGTCAAACCTGCTGGAGAGAGCGAAACAGAGGAAGGCGGTGCATGTGATGCCGGAGCAGAGTTTACTGGCCGTCAGCTACTCTTTTTGACACCAGATGAACGGATATCCCGTTGGAGGCGTCTATACAAGAAGAGAGCCAACATGTCCTTGGTTTTCTATCATAAGAGTCACCCT GATCGCTACGAGTTTACACACGTGCGCTTGAACGATGTTTTTGATTTCATCGAGGGCTACTTCGCCTATTTGCACATGAACTTCAAGGCAAGGAACGTCGCCACAGGGTCAGAGCAAATCTTCTTTTCCGAGTTGATGGCAGAAATGGATAATAACGACAATGCCTCCAATGGATATTATCGCGTCAGTGCATGCGACATTGTTGATGGTAACTCTGCTGGTAAGCTCCTTTTCTTTTTATCCGCAGGCTTTGATGCCATcacattattttttattttatttccagaAACTCTGGAATATGCATTGTTCTTGTAA
- the LOC123112211 gene encoding uncharacterized protein isoform X1, producing MGSPSPAPPPPPPKWIMLRRVPQVCHDLYADFSVTLAEPPRPTELVVSPHLAPDGVSADCFPLVHAADPSGILLVSATYDRCSMAPPSADKQAGDYTTNYFAWHAAIDYTHRLPPHEDSVKHTGNVGVVVDKYNFMVAELLPAGDGDRASLLCYWSYDREWVKKTLPFPLKCPWSSARTFSHQGKLWWLDLSQGLLCCDPFAKETELLFVPFPDDIDTHTRGRDVGNRRCVNLSNGALWLAEMTYHRRALFVKMWKLGTQGQWTPDYTVKFADIWADRSYKETGIPKKKPALVAINPDDPEVLYFSLEGNLLQVNMCAKRVELCVAFRRPTTDLKIDQGSSQFILTWNLPTSIVSSSVGRKQEERSSRDSAFDMIADSFTNACASVLDDMEFNQLAMTAIEYLNQSRKEEKVKFRLSERLCQCYFDEEEASTSHRKQYIHMNFYVHTESERLPQLVFAEFVEANRNDDCSWDLLSCKTITKNSPGTFYFLSIVVLILD from the exons ATGGGATCGCCgtctccggcgccgccgccgccgccgcccaagtggATTATGCTGCGCCGCGTTCCGCAAGTGTGCCATGATCTCTACGCTGACTTCTCCGTCACGCTCGCCGAGCCCCCGCGCCCCACCGAGCTCGTCGTATCCCCGCATCTCGCCCCCGATGGCGTCTCCGCCGACTGTTTCCCTTTGGTCCACGCCGCCGATCCGTCCGGAATCCTCCTCGTCTCCGCCACCTACGACCGCTGCTCCATGGCCCCTCCCTCCGCCGACAAGCAGGCGGGGGATTACACGACCAACTACTTCGCCTGGCATGCCGCCATCGACTACACCCACCGCCTCCCGCCACATGAGGACTCTGTAAAGCACACCGGCAACGTCGGCGTCGTCGTCGACAAGTACAATTTCATGGTCGCCGAGCTCCTGCCcgccggcgacggcgaccgcgCCAGTCTACTCTGCTATTGGTCATATGATCGTGAATGGGTGAAGAAAACTCTCCCCTTTCCCCTCAAATGCCCTTGGTCTAGTGCCCGTACCTTCTCGCACCAAGGGAAGCTCTGGTGGTTGGATCTTTCGCAAGGTCTTCTCTGCTGCGATCCTTTTGCTAAAGAGACGGAGCTCCTCTTCGTGCCATTCCCTGATGATATAGATACACACACTCGAGGCAGAGATGTCGGCAACCGTCGCTGCGTAAATCTGAGCAATGGTGCGCTGTGGTTAGCGGAGATGACTTACCACCGCCGTGCGCTGTTCGTTAAGATGTGGAAGCTGGGCACTCAAGGGCAATGGACTCCCGATTACACAGTTAAGTTTGCGGATATCTGGGCTGACAGGAGCTACAAGGAAACTGGAATACCGAAGAAGAAGCCGGCATTGGTAGCCATCAACCCTGATGATCCCGAGGTGCTTTACTTCTCTTTGGAGGGTAATCTCCTCCAAGTTAACATGTGTGCCAAAAGAGTTGAGCTGTGTGTGGCTTTCAGGCGCCCTACCACAGATTTGAAAATAGACCAGGGGTCCTCGCAGTTTATTCTCACTTGGAATCTTCCGACATCGATAGTTTCATCATCAG TAGGACGAAAGCAAGAAGAGCGGTCATCGAGGGATTCAGCTTTTGATATGATTGCAGATTCGTTCACCAATGCATGCGCTAGTGTGCTTGATGATATGGAATTTAATCAGCTGGCTATGACTGCAATTGAATACCTTAACCAGAGCCGAAAGGAAGAG AAGGTCAAGTTCAGATTGTCTGAGCGTCTCTGCCAATGTTATTTTGACGAGGAGGAGGCTAGTACTTCCCACAGAAAGCAATATATCCATATGAACTTCTATGTTCACACGGAGTCTGAAAGGCTTCCGCAGCTTGTGTTTGCGGAGTTTGTCGAAGCTAATAGGAACGATGATTGTTCCTGGGATTTGTTGTCATGCAAAACTATAACCAAGAACAGTCCTGGTACATTTTATTTCCTCTCAATAGTTGTTCTAATTTTGGATTAA
- the LOC123112211 gene encoding uncharacterized protein isoform X2, translated as MGSPSPAPPPPPPKWIMLRRVPQVCHDLYADFSVTLAEPPRPTELVVSPHLAPDGVSADCFPLVHAADPSGILLVSATYDRCSMAPPSADKQAGDYTTNYFAWHAAIDYTHRLPPHEDSVKHTGNVGVVVDKYNFMVAELLPAGDGDRASLLCYWSYDREWVKKTLPFPLKCPWSSARTFSHQGKLWWLDLSQGLLCCDPFAKETELLFVPFPDDIDTHTRGRDVGNRRCVNLSNGALWLAEMTYHRRALFVKMWKLGTQGQWTPDYTVKFADIWADRSYKETGIPKKKPALVAINPDDPEVLYFSLEGNLLQVNMCAKRVELCVAFRRPTTDLKIDQGSSQFILTWNLPTSIVSSSGRKQEERSSRDSAFDMIADSFTNACASVLDDMEFNQLAMTAIEYLNQSRKEEKVKFRLSERLCQCYFDEEEASTSHRKQYIHMNFYVHTESERLPQLVFAEFVEANRNDDCSWDLLSCKTITKNSPGTFYFLSIVVLILD; from the exons ATGGGATCGCCgtctccggcgccgccgccgccgccgcccaagtggATTATGCTGCGCCGCGTTCCGCAAGTGTGCCATGATCTCTACGCTGACTTCTCCGTCACGCTCGCCGAGCCCCCGCGCCCCACCGAGCTCGTCGTATCCCCGCATCTCGCCCCCGATGGCGTCTCCGCCGACTGTTTCCCTTTGGTCCACGCCGCCGATCCGTCCGGAATCCTCCTCGTCTCCGCCACCTACGACCGCTGCTCCATGGCCCCTCCCTCCGCCGACAAGCAGGCGGGGGATTACACGACCAACTACTTCGCCTGGCATGCCGCCATCGACTACACCCACCGCCTCCCGCCACATGAGGACTCTGTAAAGCACACCGGCAACGTCGGCGTCGTCGTCGACAAGTACAATTTCATGGTCGCCGAGCTCCTGCCcgccggcgacggcgaccgcgCCAGTCTACTCTGCTATTGGTCATATGATCGTGAATGGGTGAAGAAAACTCTCCCCTTTCCCCTCAAATGCCCTTGGTCTAGTGCCCGTACCTTCTCGCACCAAGGGAAGCTCTGGTGGTTGGATCTTTCGCAAGGTCTTCTCTGCTGCGATCCTTTTGCTAAAGAGACGGAGCTCCTCTTCGTGCCATTCCCTGATGATATAGATACACACACTCGAGGCAGAGATGTCGGCAACCGTCGCTGCGTAAATCTGAGCAATGGTGCGCTGTGGTTAGCGGAGATGACTTACCACCGCCGTGCGCTGTTCGTTAAGATGTGGAAGCTGGGCACTCAAGGGCAATGGACTCCCGATTACACAGTTAAGTTTGCGGATATCTGGGCTGACAGGAGCTACAAGGAAACTGGAATACCGAAGAAGAAGCCGGCATTGGTAGCCATCAACCCTGATGATCCCGAGGTGCTTTACTTCTCTTTGGAGGGTAATCTCCTCCAAGTTAACATGTGTGCCAAAAGAGTTGAGCTGTGTGTGGCTTTCAGGCGCCCTACCACAGATTTGAAAATAGACCAGGGGTCCTCGCAGTTTATTCTCACTTGGAATCTTCCGACATCGATAGTTTCATCATCAG GACGAAAGCAAGAAGAGCGGTCATCGAGGGATTCAGCTTTTGATATGATTGCAGATTCGTTCACCAATGCATGCGCTAGTGTGCTTGATGATATGGAATTTAATCAGCTGGCTATGACTGCAATTGAATACCTTAACCAGAGCCGAAAGGAAGAG AAGGTCAAGTTCAGATTGTCTGAGCGTCTCTGCCAATGTTATTTTGACGAGGAGGAGGCTAGTACTTCCCACAGAAAGCAATATATCCATATGAACTTCTATGTTCACACGGAGTCTGAAAGGCTTCCGCAGCTTGTGTTTGCGGAGTTTGTCGAAGCTAATAGGAACGATGATTGTTCCTGGGATTTGTTGTCATGCAAAACTATAACCAAGAACAGTCCTGGTACATTTTATTTCCTCTCAATAGTTGTTCTAATTTTGGATTAA
- the LOC123112211 gene encoding uncharacterized protein isoform X3 encodes MGSPSPAPPPPPPKWIMLRRVPQVCHDLYADFSVTLAEPPRPTELVVSPHLAPDGVSADCFPLVHAADPSGILLVSATYDRCSMAPPSADKQAGDYTTNYFAWHAAIDYTHRLPPHEDSVKHTGNVGVVVDKYNFMVAELLPAGDGDRASLLCYWSYDREWVKKTLPFPLKCPWSSARTFSHQGKLWWLDLSQGLLCCDPFAKETELLFVPFPDDIDTHTRGRDVGNRRCVNLSNGALWLAEMTYHRRALFVKMWKLGTQGQWTPDYTVKFADIWADRSYKETGIPKKKPALVAINPDDPEVLYFSLEGNLLQVNMCAKRVELCVAFRRPTTDLKIDQGSSQFILTWNLPTSIVSSSVGRKQEERSSRDSAFDMIADSFTNACASVLDDMEFNQLAMTAIEYLNQSRKEEKVKFRLSERLCQCYFDEEEASTSHRKQYIHMNFYVHTESERLPQLVFAEFVEANRNDDCSWDLLSCKTITKNSPGTWRTTK; translated from the exons ATGGGATCGCCgtctccggcgccgccgccgccgccgcccaagtggATTATGCTGCGCCGCGTTCCGCAAGTGTGCCATGATCTCTACGCTGACTTCTCCGTCACGCTCGCCGAGCCCCCGCGCCCCACCGAGCTCGTCGTATCCCCGCATCTCGCCCCCGATGGCGTCTCCGCCGACTGTTTCCCTTTGGTCCACGCCGCCGATCCGTCCGGAATCCTCCTCGTCTCCGCCACCTACGACCGCTGCTCCATGGCCCCTCCCTCCGCCGACAAGCAGGCGGGGGATTACACGACCAACTACTTCGCCTGGCATGCCGCCATCGACTACACCCACCGCCTCCCGCCACATGAGGACTCTGTAAAGCACACCGGCAACGTCGGCGTCGTCGTCGACAAGTACAATTTCATGGTCGCCGAGCTCCTGCCcgccggcgacggcgaccgcgCCAGTCTACTCTGCTATTGGTCATATGATCGTGAATGGGTGAAGAAAACTCTCCCCTTTCCCCTCAAATGCCCTTGGTCTAGTGCCCGTACCTTCTCGCACCAAGGGAAGCTCTGGTGGTTGGATCTTTCGCAAGGTCTTCTCTGCTGCGATCCTTTTGCTAAAGAGACGGAGCTCCTCTTCGTGCCATTCCCTGATGATATAGATACACACACTCGAGGCAGAGATGTCGGCAACCGTCGCTGCGTAAATCTGAGCAATGGTGCGCTGTGGTTAGCGGAGATGACTTACCACCGCCGTGCGCTGTTCGTTAAGATGTGGAAGCTGGGCACTCAAGGGCAATGGACTCCCGATTACACAGTTAAGTTTGCGGATATCTGGGCTGACAGGAGCTACAAGGAAACTGGAATACCGAAGAAGAAGCCGGCATTGGTAGCCATCAACCCTGATGATCCCGAGGTGCTTTACTTCTCTTTGGAGGGTAATCTCCTCCAAGTTAACATGTGTGCCAAAAGAGTTGAGCTGTGTGTGGCTTTCAGGCGCCCTACCACAGATTTGAAAATAGACCAGGGGTCCTCGCAGTTTATTCTCACTTGGAATCTTCCGACATCGATAGTTTCATCATCAG TAGGACGAAAGCAAGAAGAGCGGTCATCGAGGGATTCAGCTTTTGATATGATTGCAGATTCGTTCACCAATGCATGCGCTAGTGTGCTTGATGATATGGAATTTAATCAGCTGGCTATGACTGCAATTGAATACCTTAACCAGAGCCGAAAGGAAGAG AAGGTCAAGTTCAGATTGTCTGAGCGTCTCTGCCAATGTTATTTTGACGAGGAGGAGGCTAGTACTTCCCACAGAAAGCAATATATCCATATGAACTTCTATGTTCACACGGAGTCTGAAAGGCTTCCGCAGCTTGTGTTTGCGGAGTTTGTCGAAGCTAATAGGAACGATGATTGTTCCTGGGATTTGTTGTCATGCAAAACTATAACCAAGAACAGTCCTG GCACCTGGAGGACAACCAAGTGA
- the LOC123112213 gene encoding uncharacterized protein isoform X1 has product MGSPSPAPPPPPPKWIMLRRVPQVCHDLYADFSVTLAEPPRPTELVVSPHLAPDGVSADCFPLVHAADPSGILIVSATYDRCSMAPPSADKQAGDYTTNYFAWHAAIDYTHRLPPHEDSVKHTGNVGLVVDEYNFMVAELLPAGDGDRASLLCYWSYDREWVKKTLPFPLKCPWSSARTFSHQGKLWWLDLSQGLLCCDPFAKETELLFVPFPDDIDTHTRGRDVGNRRCVNLSNGALWLAEMTYHRRALFVKMWKLGTQGQWTPDYTVKFADIWADRSYKETGIPKKKPALVAINPDDPEVLYFSLEGNLLQVNMCAKRVELCVAFRRPTTDLKIDQGSSQFILTWNLPTSIVSSSVGRKQEERSSRDSAFDMIADSFTNACASVLDDMEFNQLAMTAIEYLNQSRKEEKVKFRLSERLCQCYFDEEEASTSHRKQYIHMNFYVHTESERLPQLVFAEFVEANRNDDCSWDLLSCKTITKNSPGVLYNTNVDVGQKRKRSLRCYACEGKMKHPSSGFSAVSRTDASYD; this is encoded by the exons ATGGGATCGCCgtctccggcgccgccgccgccgccgcccaagtggATTATGCTGCGCCGCGTTCCGCAAGTGTGCCATGATCTCTACGCTGACTTCTCCGTCACGCTCGCCGAGCCCCCGCGCCCCACCGAGCTCGTCGTATCCCCGCATCTCGCCCCCGATGGCGTCTCCGCCGACTGTTTCCCTTTGGTCCACGCCGCCGATCCGTCCGGAATCCTCATCGTCTCCGCCACCTACGACCGCTGCTCCATGGCCCCTCCCTCCGCCGACAAGCAGGCGGGGGATTACACGACCAACTACTTCGCCTGGCATGCCGCCATCGACTACACCCACCGCCTCCCGCCACATGAGGACTCTGTAAAGCACACCGGCAACGTCGGCCTCGTCGTCGACGAGTACAATTTCATGGTCGCCGAGCTCCTGCCcgccggcgacggcgaccgcgCCAGTCTACTCTGCTATTGGTCATATGATCGTGAATGGGTGAAGAAAACTCTCCCCTTTCCCCTCAAATGCCCTTGGTCTAGTGCCCGTACCTTCTCGCACCAAGGGAAGCTCTGGTGGTTGGATCTTTCGCAAGGTCTTCTCTGCTGCGATCCTTTTGCTAAAGAGACGGAGCTCCTCTTCGTGCCATTCCCTGATGATATAGATACACACACTCGAGGCAGAGATGTCGGCAACCGTCGCTGCGTAAATCTGAGCAATGGTGCGCTGTGGTTAGCGGAGATGACTTACCACCGCCGTGCGCTGTTCGTTAAGATGTGGAAGCTGGGCACTCAAGGGCAATGGACTCCCGATTACACAGTTAAGTTTGCGGATATCTGGGCTGACAGGAGCTACAAGGAAACTGGAATACCGAAGAAGAAGCCGGCATTGGTAGCCATCAACCCTGATGATCCCGAGGTGCTTTACTTCTCTTTGGAGGGTAATCTCCTCCAAGTTAACATGTGTGCCAAAAGAGTTGAGCTGTGTGTGGCTTTCAGGCGCCCTACCACAGATTTGAAAATAGACCAGGGGTCCTCGCAGTTTATTCTCACTTGGAATCTTCCGACATCGATAGTTTCATCATCAG TAGGACGAAAGCAAGAAGAGCGGTCATCGAGGGATTCAGCTTTTGATATGATTGCAGATTCATTCACCAATGCATGCGCTAGTGTGCTTGATGATATGGAATTTAATCAGCTGGCTATGACTGCAATTGAATACCTTAACCAGAGCCGAAAGGAAGAG AAGGTCAAGTTCAGATTGTCTGAGCGTCTCTGCCAATGTTATTTTGACGAGGAGGAGGCTAGTACTTCCCACAGAAAGCAATATATCCATATGAACTTCTATGTTCACACGGAGTCTGAAAGGCTTCCGCAGCTTGTGTTTGCGGAGTTTGTCGAAGCTAATAGGAACGATGATTGTTCCTGGGATTTGTTGTCATGCAAAACTATAACCAAGAACAGTCCTG
- the LOC123112213 gene encoding uncharacterized protein isoform X2 — MGSPSPAPPPPPPKWIMLRRVPQVCHDLYADFSVTLAEPPRPTELVVSPHLAPDGVSADCFPLVHAADPSGILIVSATYDRCSMAPPSADKQAGDYTTNYFAWHAAIDYTHRLPPHEDSVKHTGNVGLVVDEYNFMVAELLPAGDGDRASLLCYWSYDREWVKKTLPFPLKCPWSSARTFSHQGKLWWLDLSQGLLCCDPFAKETELLFVPFPDDIDTHTRGRDVGNRRCVNLSNGALWLAEMTYHRRALFVKMWKLGTQGQWTPDYTVKFADIWADRSYKETGIPKKKPALVAINPDDPEVLYFSLEGNLLQVNMCAKRVELCVAFRRPTTDLKIDQGSSQFILTWNLPTSIVSSSGRKQEERSSRDSAFDMIADSFTNACASVLDDMEFNQLAMTAIEYLNQSRKEEKVKFRLSERLCQCYFDEEEASTSHRKQYIHMNFYVHTESERLPQLVFAEFVEANRNDDCSWDLLSCKTITKNSPGVLYNTNVDVGQKRKRSLRCYACEGKMKHPSSGFSAVSRTDASYD; from the exons ATGGGATCGCCgtctccggcgccgccgccgccgccgcccaagtggATTATGCTGCGCCGCGTTCCGCAAGTGTGCCATGATCTCTACGCTGACTTCTCCGTCACGCTCGCCGAGCCCCCGCGCCCCACCGAGCTCGTCGTATCCCCGCATCTCGCCCCCGATGGCGTCTCCGCCGACTGTTTCCCTTTGGTCCACGCCGCCGATCCGTCCGGAATCCTCATCGTCTCCGCCACCTACGACCGCTGCTCCATGGCCCCTCCCTCCGCCGACAAGCAGGCGGGGGATTACACGACCAACTACTTCGCCTGGCATGCCGCCATCGACTACACCCACCGCCTCCCGCCACATGAGGACTCTGTAAAGCACACCGGCAACGTCGGCCTCGTCGTCGACGAGTACAATTTCATGGTCGCCGAGCTCCTGCCcgccggcgacggcgaccgcgCCAGTCTACTCTGCTATTGGTCATATGATCGTGAATGGGTGAAGAAAACTCTCCCCTTTCCCCTCAAATGCCCTTGGTCTAGTGCCCGTACCTTCTCGCACCAAGGGAAGCTCTGGTGGTTGGATCTTTCGCAAGGTCTTCTCTGCTGCGATCCTTTTGCTAAAGAGACGGAGCTCCTCTTCGTGCCATTCCCTGATGATATAGATACACACACTCGAGGCAGAGATGTCGGCAACCGTCGCTGCGTAAATCTGAGCAATGGTGCGCTGTGGTTAGCGGAGATGACTTACCACCGCCGTGCGCTGTTCGTTAAGATGTGGAAGCTGGGCACTCAAGGGCAATGGACTCCCGATTACACAGTTAAGTTTGCGGATATCTGGGCTGACAGGAGCTACAAGGAAACTGGAATACCGAAGAAGAAGCCGGCATTGGTAGCCATCAACCCTGATGATCCCGAGGTGCTTTACTTCTCTTTGGAGGGTAATCTCCTCCAAGTTAACATGTGTGCCAAAAGAGTTGAGCTGTGTGTGGCTTTCAGGCGCCCTACCACAGATTTGAAAATAGACCAGGGGTCCTCGCAGTTTATTCTCACTTGGAATCTTCCGACATCGATAGTTTCATCATCAG GACGAAAGCAAGAAGAGCGGTCATCGAGGGATTCAGCTTTTGATATGATTGCAGATTCATTCACCAATGCATGCGCTAGTGTGCTTGATGATATGGAATTTAATCAGCTGGCTATGACTGCAATTGAATACCTTAACCAGAGCCGAAAGGAAGAG AAGGTCAAGTTCAGATTGTCTGAGCGTCTCTGCCAATGTTATTTTGACGAGGAGGAGGCTAGTACTTCCCACAGAAAGCAATATATCCATATGAACTTCTATGTTCACACGGAGTCTGAAAGGCTTCCGCAGCTTGTGTTTGCGGAGTTTGTCGAAGCTAATAGGAACGATGATTGTTCCTGGGATTTGTTGTCATGCAAAACTATAACCAAGAACAGTCCTG